The genomic segment ATGTTCCGTGATCACGCCCTCAAATTTAAGACCGAAATCCGCCCCGCCGAGGTAAAAAAAGTGGAGCTCCGCGGAGACAGCAAGGTTCTCGTCACAAATAAGGGAGAGATCGAGACCGAGGCGATCATTGTCGCCACAGGCGCTTACTTCCGCCGCTTGGGTTGCCCTGGGGAAGCCGAGCACATCGGACAGGGCGTCAGTTACTGTGCCGTGTGTGACGGGGCTTTCTTCGAGGACGAGGTCATCGCCGTCGTGGGAGGCGGGAATACTGCGGTGGAAGAAGGAACCTATCTGACGAAGTTCGCCTCCAAGGTATACATCATCCATCGTCGCGACGAGTTTCGGGCCGACCGCGCCGCCGTCGAGCGCGCGCTCTCCAACCCCAAAATTGTTCCCGTTTGGAATAGCGTGGTGGATAAAATCGAAGGCGACGGAGTAGTCGAGAATCTGGTTTTAAAGAACATCAAGACCAACGAGGTTTCTAATTTATCGGTAACGGGCATTTTCATGTTTGTGGGGCAGGCACCCTACGACGAGTGCGTCCGAGGTTTGGTGAAAGCCACGAAAGAGGGATGGATTCTGGTCAACGAGCAGATGGAGACTTCTGTGGAAGGGATTTTCGCCGCGGGCGATGTATGCCGCAAACATCTGCGTCAAGTAGTGACGGCTGCTTCCGATGGCGCTATCGCCGCGATGGGGGCATCCGCCTACATCAACGAGCAGCTCCATCTTCGATCCACCTTGTTGACACCGGAATCCGTAACGGCGTTTTTTTACTCCAGCATCGACCCGGAACAGGTTCGACTTTCCAACGAGGCGGAAAAACTCGCTAAGGCCCAGGACAAAAAGATCCCGATCATCGACGGTTACAAAAATAGCCGTATAACCGAAAAACTGGGCATCGCCCTGCCGGCTGTCGTCGAACTCCGTTCCGGTACGATCACGAAATCGACTCCGATCTCCTCGGAAGCAGATATCGTCAAGGCGTTGGCCTGACCGAGTGTAAAGGCGATTGAGTCGCATGATTCTGACCGTGACATTTAATCCGGCTGTCGACCTGGATTTTATCATCAACGATTTCCACCCCGGCGGGCGATATCACGCGAACGTTTCTCGGCGTAGCCCAGGCGGCGGAGGGATCAATATCTCTATTATTCTGAGTCGTCTGGGCCTATCCTCAATTGCGACGGGCTTCTTGGCGGGGTTCAACGCCTCCTATATCTTGGACTCCCTTCGCAGGGAAAAGGTTTTCGCGCATTTCATCCACACGAGGGGCGAGACGCGGATCAACGTGTGCATCACCGATACCGAAAAAAACCTCGAAACGCGTCTGCACGAATTGGGGCTGGACATACTCGAACACGATAGAACCGCGTTTGTAGTGAATTTTGAGCGCACCTTGGGGCGAGTCGAAAGAGTTGTTATGGGAGGCTCTTTGCCTCCTGGATTCGATGGCTCTATTTACACGCGCTTAATGCGGATTGCCCAAAACAGCTCGATTCCCACCATTCTCTCCCCCC from the Synergistaceae bacterium genome contains:
- the trxB gene encoding thioredoxin-disulfide reductase, with translation MEKRELVIIGAGPAGMTAAIYGRRAGLDVLLLERGATGGQINTTDEIENWPGTQRATGPELGNMFRDHALKFKTEIRPAEVKKVELRGDSKVLVTNKGEIETEAIIVATGAYFRRLGCPGEAEHIGQGVSYCAVCDGAFFEDEVIAVVGGGNTAVEEGTYLTKFASKVYIIHRRDEFRADRAAVERALSNPKIVPVWNSVVDKIEGDGVVENLVLKNIKTNEVSNLSVTGIFMFVGQAPYDECVRGLVKATKEGWILVNEQMETSVEGIFAAGDVCRKHLRQVVTAASDGAIAAMGASAYINEQLHLRSTLLTPESVTAFFYSSIDPEQVRLSNEAEKLAKAQDKKIPIIDGYKNSRITEKLGIALPAVVELRSGTITKSTPISSEADIVKALA
- a CDS encoding PfkB family carbohydrate kinase, coding for MILTVTFNPAVDLDFIINDFHPGGRYHANVSRRSPGGGGINISIILSRLGLSSIATGFLAGFNASYILDSLRREKVFAHFIHTRGETRINVCITDTEKNLETRLHELGLDILEHDRTAFVVNFERTLGRVERVVMGGSLPPGFDGSIYTRLMRIAQNSSIPTILSPRKEDLEVVLEETPTILKLNYQKSAEIFMARAESLHRKGTEWVCASLEEGRVIFSSQRGAWIAEGESAEMLYTYATEDALLAGMIAAIQQRASTEDIMRLAMACNWECATHPEKFPRDRARVEELTHRVLLTKID